A single Kryptolebias marmoratus isolate JLee-2015 linkage group LG16, ASM164957v2, whole genome shotgun sequence DNA region contains:
- the LOC108240348 gene encoding c-Myc-binding protein-like — MAHHRASDSKREQFRRYLEKTGVVDSLTCVFVSLYEQQEKPANALEYVKEHLGAVGQISDTEALQQEVMDLRQKCARLMEENKDLKARLQQHEPGSEDGGTAK, encoded by the exons ATGGCGCATCATAGA GCTTCAGACTCCAAGAGAGAGCAGTTTCGAAGATATTTAGAGAAAACTGGTGTTGTTGACAGTCTCACCTGTG tttttgtgtcCCTGTATGAACAACAAGAAAAGCCCGCCAACGCTTTAGA ATACGTTAAGGAACATCTCGGCGCTGTGGGGCAGATTTCAGACACCGAGGCCCTGCAGCAGGAGGTGATGGACCTGAGGCAGAAATGTGCACGTCTGATGGAGGAAAACAAGGATCTCAAAGCAAGG TTGCAGCAGCACGAACCTGGATCTGAGGACGGAGGCACGGCGAAGTAA